In Helicobacter pylori, a single genomic region encodes these proteins:
- the nusB gene encoding transcription antitermination factor NusB, which yields MATRTQARGAVVELLYAFESGNEEIKKIASSMLEEKKIKSNQLAFALSLFNGVLEKINEIDALIEPHLKDWDFKRLGSMEKAILRLGAYEIGFTPTQNPIIINECIELGKLYAEPNTPKFLNAILDSLSKKLTQKPLN from the coding sequence ATGGCGACACGAACTCAAGCCAGGGGGGCTGTGGTTGAATTGTTGTATGCGTTTGAGAGCGGTAATGAAGAAATTAAAAAAATCGCTTCTAGCATGTTAGAAGAAAAAAAGATCAAAAGCAACCAGTTGGCTTTTGCCTTAAGCCTTTTTAATGGCGTGTTAGAAAAAATCAATGAAATTGACGCTCTCATCGAGCCGCATTTAAAAGACTGGGATTTCAAGCGATTAGGGAGCATGGAAAAGGCGATTTTACGCTTAGGGGCGTATGAAATTGGCTTCACGCCCACACAAAACCCTATCATCATCAATGAATGCATAGAGCTTGGCAAACTCTACGCTGAGCCTAACACCCCTAAATTTTTAAACGCCATCTTGGATTCTTTGAGCAAAAAGCTCACTCAAAAACCCTTGAATTGA
- a CDS encoding flagellar biosynthesis protein FlgG, translating to MAATAPKHKTTPSTKTTREQRLKSVKESKIPF from the coding sequence ATGGCAGCAACCGCTCCAAAACACAAAACCACCCCAAGCACAAAAACAACAAGGGAGCAGAGATTAAAGAGCGTCAAGGAGAGTAAAATCCCCTTTTAG
- the flgG gene encoding flagellar basal-body rod protein FlgG, whose amino-acid sequence MLRSLYSATSGMLAQQTHIDTTSNNIANVNTTGFKKSRADFNDLFYQAMQYAGTNTSNTTLSPDGMEVGLGVRPSAITKMFSQGSPKETENNLDVAITGKGFFQVQLPDGTTAYTRSGNFKLDEQGNLVTSEGYLLIPQITLPEDTTQVNIGVDGTVSVTQGLQTTSNVIGQITLANFVNPAGLHSMGDNLFSITNASGDAIVGNPDSQGLGKLRQGFLELSNVRLVEEMTDLITAQRAYEANSKSIQTADAMLQTVNSLKR is encoded by the coding sequence ATGCTCCGCTCTCTCTATAGCGCCACTTCAGGGATGCTCGCCCAACAAACGCATATTGACACCACTTCAAACAATATCGCCAATGTCAATACCACCGGATTTAAAAAATCTCGTGCGGATTTTAACGACTTGTTTTACCAAGCGATGCAATACGCCGGCACCAACACAAGCAATACGACTTTATCGCCAGATGGCATGGAAGTGGGTTTAGGCGTGCGCCCTAGCGCGATCACTAAAATGTTTTCGCAAGGTAGCCCTAAAGAAACGGAAAATAATTTAGATGTCGCCATCACGGGTAAAGGCTTTTTTCAAGTCCAGTTGCCTGATGGCACTACCGCTTATACAAGAAGCGGAAATTTCAAGCTAGACGAACAGGGCAATCTTGTAACGAGCGAGGGCTATCTCCTCATCCCTCAAATCACTTTACCTGAAGACACCACGCAAGTAAACATCGGTGTGGATGGCACGGTGAGCGTGACTCAAGGCTTGCAAACGACTTCTAATGTGATCGGGCAAATCACTTTGGCTAATTTTGTCAACCCGGCGGGGCTTCATTCTATGGGGGACAATTTGTTTTCCATCACCAACGCTAGCGGCGATGCGATTGTGGGCAACCCGGATTCTCAAGGCTTAGGCAAGTTAAGGCAAGGCTTTTTGGAGCTTAGTAACGTGAGATTGGTAGAAGAAATGACGGATCTAATCACCGCTCAAAGGGCTTATGAAGCCAATTCTAAAAGCATTCAAACCGCTGACGCCATGCTCCAAACAGTCAATTCCCTCAAACGCTAA
- a CDS encoding 4-hydroxythreonine-4-phosphate dehydrogenase encodes MAKKKIAISCGDIQGVGLELILKSHKEVNAFCEPLYLIDGELLERANQLLNNAYETKTINTLAIHSPLPLLNSSTIGKVSAQSGAYSFESFKKACELADDKEVDGICTLPINKLAWQQAQIPFVGHTDFLKQRYKDHQIIMMLGCSKLFVGLFSDHVPLSTVSQLIQVKALVKFLLAFQKSTQAQIVQVCGFNPHAGEEGLFGEEDERILKAIQKSNQTLGFECFLGPLPADSAFAPNKRKITPFYVSMSHDVGLAPLKALYFDESINVSLNAPILRTSTDHGTAFDIAYQNKANNKSYLNAIKYLA; translated from the coding sequence ATGGCTAAAAAGAAAATTGCGATCAGTTGCGGGGATATTCAAGGCGTAGGCTTAGAATTGATTTTAAAAAGCCATAAGGAAGTGAACGCGTTTTGTGAGCCGTTGTATCTCATTGATGGCGAACTTTTAGAGCGGGCCAATCAATTGCTAAATAACGCTTATGAAACTAAAACGATTAACACACTCGCTATCCATTCCCCCTTACCCTTATTAAACTCTAGCACGATAGGCAAAGTCAGCGCTCAAAGCGGGGCGTATAGTTTTGAGAGTTTTAAAAAGGCTTGCGAGTTAGCGGATGATAAAGAAGTGGATGGCATTTGCACTTTGCCTATCAACAAACTCGCATGGCAACAAGCTCAGATCCCTTTTGTGGGGCATACCGATTTTTTGAAACAACGCTATAAAGATCATCAAATCATCATGATGCTTGGGTGTTCAAAACTCTTTGTGGGGCTATTTAGCGACCATGTGCCTTTAAGCACGGTTTCTCAACTCATTCAAGTTAAAGCGTTAGTTAAGTTTTTATTAGCGTTTCAAAAAAGCACTCAAGCTCAAATCGTTCAAGTGTGTGGTTTTAACCCCCATGCGGGCGAAGAGGGCTTGTTCGGGGAAGAAGATGAAAGGATTTTAAAAGCCATTCAAAAGAGCAACCAAACGCTGGGCTTTGAATGCTTTTTGGGGCCACTGCCGGCTGATAGCGCTTTTGCCCCCAATAAACGCAAAATAACCCCCTTTTATGTGAGCATGAGCCATGATGTCGGGCTAGCCCCTTTAAAAGCGCTCTATTTTGATGAAAGCATTAATGTGAGTTTGAACGCCCCCATTTTACGCACCTCCACTGACCACGGCACAGCGTTTGATATTGCTTATCAAAACAAAGCGAACAACAAAAGCTATTTGAATGCGATCAAATACTTAGCTTAA
- a CDS encoding undecaprenyl/decaprenyl-phosphate alpha-N-acetylglucosaminyl 1-phosphate transferase, whose amino-acid sequence MLWVLYFLTSLFICSLIILWSKKSMLFVDNANKIQGFHHARTPRAGGLGIFLSFVLAYLFEPFEVPFKGFFVFLGLSLVFLSGFLEDINLSLSPKIRLILQAVGVVCIISSTPLVVSDFSPLFSLPYFIAFLFAIFMLVGISNAINIIDGFNGLASGICAITLLVIHYIDPSSLACLLAYMVLGFMVLNFPLGKIFLGDGGAYFLGLVCGISLLHLSLEQKISVFFGLNLMLYPVIEVLFSILRRKIKRQKATMPDNLHLHTLLFKFLQQRSLNYPNPLCAFILILCNLPFILMSVLFRLNSYALIVISLVFIACYLIGYAYLNRQVFALEKRAFQ is encoded by the coding sequence GTGTTGTGGGTGCTATATTTTTTAACCAGTTTATTTATTTGCTCTTTGATTATTTTGTGGTCTAAAAAATCCATGCTCTTTGTGGATAACGCTAATAAAATACAAGGCTTTCATCATGCAAGAACCCCACGAGCTGGGGGGCTTGGGATCTTTCTTTCTTTTGTGTTAGCTTATCTTTTTGAGCCTTTTGAAGTGCCTTTTAAGGGGTTTTTTGTTTTCTTAGGGCTATCGCTAGTGTTTTTAAGCGGTTTTTTAGAAGACATTAACCTTTCGCTCAGCCCCAAAATACGCCTTATTTTGCAAGCCGTAGGGGTTGTTTGCATCATCTCATCAACGCCTTTAGTGGTGAGCGATTTTTCGCCCCTTTTTAGCTTGCCTTATTTTATCGCTTTTTTATTCGCAATTTTTATGCTAGTGGGCATCAGTAACGCTATTAATATTATTGATGGGTTTAACGGGCTGGCATCAGGGATTTGTGCGATTACGCTTTTAGTCATCCATTATATAGACCCTAGCAGTTTGGCGTGCCTCTTAGCTTACATGGTGCTTGGGTTTATGGTGTTAAATTTCCCTTTAGGAAAGATTTTTTTAGGCGATGGAGGGGCGTATTTTTTGGGTTTGGTGTGCGGGATTTCCCTTTTACATTTGAGTTTAGAGCAAAAAATCAGCGTGTTTTTTGGGCTCAATTTAATGCTTTATCCGGTCATAGAAGTGCTTTTTAGTATCCTTAGGCGCAAAATAAAACGCCAGAAAGCCACCATGCCAGATAACTTGCATTTGCACACCCTTTTATTTAAATTCTTGCAACAACGCTCTTTAAATTACCCCAACCCTTTATGCGCTTTTATCCTTATTCTGTGCAACCTGCCTTTTATTTTAATGAGCGTTTTGTTTCGTTTAAATTCTTACGCGCTCATTGTGATTAGCCTAGTCTTTATCGCATGCTATTTAATAGGCTATGCTTATTTGAATAGGCAAGTTTTTGCCTTAGAAAAGCGAGCGTTTCAATGA
- the tsaD gene encoding tRNA (adenosine(37)-N6)-threonylcarbamoyltransferase complex transferase subunit TsaD, with amino-acid sequence MILSIESSCDDSSLALTRIEDAKLIAHFKISQEKHHSSYGGVVPELASRLHAENLPLLLERIKISLNKDFSKLKAIAITNQPGLSVTLIEGLMMAKALSLSLNLPLILEDHLRGHVYSLFINEKQTCMPLSVLLVSGGHSLILEARNYEDIKIVATSLDDSFGESFDKVSKMLDLGYPGGPIVEKLALDYRHPNEPLMFPIPLKNSPNLAFSFSGLKNAVRLEVEKNAHNLNDEIKQKIGYHFQSAAIEHLIQQTKRYFKIKRPKIFGIVGGASQNLALRKAFENLCVEFDCKLVLAPLEFCSDNAAMIGRSSLEAYQKKRFVPLEKASISPRTLLKSFE; translated from the coding sequence ATGATTTTAAGCATTGAAAGTTCTTGCGATGACAGCTCTTTAGCCCTTACAAGAATAGAGGACGCCAAACTTATCGCTCATTTTAAAATCTCTCAAGAAAAGCACCACAGCTCTTATGGGGGCGTTGTGCCTGAGCTTGCATCGCGCTTGCATGCTGAGAATTTGCCGCTTTTATTAGAACGCATTAAAATAAGCTTGAATAAGGATTTTTCCAAGCTCAAAGCCATCGCTATCACGAATCAGCCAGGTTTGAGCGTTACTTTAATAGAGGGTTTGATGATGGCAAAAGCCTTGAGCTTGTCTTTGAATTTGCCCTTGATTTTAGAAGATCATTTGAGAGGGCATGTGTATTCGCTCTTTATCAATGAAAAACAAACCTGCATGCCTTTAAGCGTGCTGCTAGTTTCTGGGGGGCATTCTTTGATTTTAGAGGCTAGAAATTATGAAGACATTAAAATCGTTGCCACGAGTTTGGACGATAGCTTTGGGGAGAGTTTTGATAAGGTTTCTAAAATGCTTGATTTAGGCTATCCAGGAGGCCCCATAGTGGAAAAATTAGCCCTTGATTATAGGCATCCAAACGAGCCTTTAATGTTCCCTATCCCTTTAAAAAACAGCCCGAATCTGGCTTTTAGTTTTTCAGGTTTAAAAAATGCGGTGCGTTTGGAGGTTGAAAAAAACGCCCATAATTTGAACGATGAGATAAAACAAAAGATTGGCTATCATTTTCAAAGCGCAGCGATTGAGCATTTAATCCAGCAGACTAAACGCTATTTTAAAATCAAACGCCCTAAAATTTTTGGCATTGTGGGGGGAGCGAGCCAAAATTTGGCGTTAAGAAAGGCGTTTGAAAATTTGTGCGTTGAGTTTGATTGCAAGCTTGTTTTAGCCCCTTTAGAATTTTGCAGCGACAATGCCGCCATGATAGGGCGATCCAGCCTAGAAGCTTATCAAAAAAAGCGCTTTGTCCCTTTAGAAAAGGCCAGCATTTCGCCAAGAACGCTGTTAAAAAGTTTTGAGTGA
- the pdxJ gene encoding pyridoxine 5'-phosphate synthase: MRFGLNIDHIVTLREIRKTYEPEILEALFIAKNTHKVDLITIHLREDKRHIQNEDVLKLLEISPLPINIECSINAEITDFLCSLKNKPSKVTIVPENRDEVTTEGGLDCSLKGLEEVIRAYHNKGIEVSLFVDPLKDSLHFAREHQVKQVEFHTGVYANLHNALYSNANNQIHAISALKDKSPKELKEELHNAFLQLRRMSKEAFFMGIVACAGHGLNYTNVKELLKIPSLRELNIGHSVVSKAVLVGLEKAILEMAQLIKR, translated from the coding sequence ATGCGTTTTGGATTGAATATTGATCACATTGTTACTTTAAGAGAGATAAGAAAAACTTACGAGCCTGAGATTTTAGAAGCCTTATTCATCGCTAAAAACACCCATAAAGTGGATTTAATCACCATCCATTTAAGAGAAGACAAACGGCACATTCAAAATGAAGATGTTTTGAAGTTGCTTGAAATAAGCCCTTTGCCTATCAACATTGAATGCTCTATTAATGCTGAAATCACTGATTTTTTATGCTCTTTAAAAAATAAGCCCAGTAAAGTTACGATCGTGCCTGAAAACAGAGATGAGGTTACGACAGAGGGGGGATTGGATTGCTCATTAAAGGGTTTAGAAGAGGTCATTAGAGCGTATCACAATAAGGGCATTGAGGTGTCTTTGTTTGTTGATCCTTTAAAAGACTCTCTGCATTTTGCAAGGGAGCATCAAGTCAAGCAAGTGGAGTTCCACACTGGGGTGTATGCGAATTTGCACAACGCTTTGTATTCTAACGCTAACAATCAAATCCATGCCATTAGCGCGCTCAAAGACAAAAGCCCTAAAGAACTGAAAGAAGAATTGCACAACGCCTTTTTGCAATTAAGAAGAATGAGCAAAGAAGCGTTTTTTATGGGCATTGTGGCATGCGCGGGGCATGGGTTGAATTATACTAATGTGAAAGAATTGTTAAAAATCCCCTCTTTAAGAGAGCTTAATATCGGTCATAGCGTGGTTTCAAAAGCGGTTTTAGTGGGCTTAGAAAAAGCGATTTTAGAAATGGCGCAACTCATTAAGCGATAA
- the kdsA gene encoding 3-deoxy-8-phosphooctulonate synthase, with protein MKTSSTKTPKSVLIAGPCVIESLENLRSIAIKLQPLANNERLDFYFKASFDKANRTSLESYRGPGLEKGLEMLQIIKEEFGYKILTDVHESYQASAAAKVADILQIPAFLCRQTDLIVAVSQTNAIVNIKKGQFMNPKDMQYSVLKALKTRDKSIQSPTYETALKNGVWLCERGSSFGYGNLVVDMRSLKIMREFAPVIFDATHSVQMPGGANGKSSGDSSFAPILARAAAAVGIDGLFAETHIDPKNALSDGANMLKPDELEHLVTDMLKIQNLF; from the coding sequence ATGAAAACTTCTAGCACAAAAACCCCTAAATCCGTTTTAATCGCCGGGCCATGCGTCATTGAGAGTTTAGAAAATCTAAGAAGTATCGCTATTAAATTGCAACCCCTAGCCAACAACGAGCGGTTGGATTTTTATTTTAAAGCGAGTTTTGATAAGGCGAACCGCACGAGTTTGGAGAGTTACAGAGGGCCTGGTTTAGAAAAAGGCCTAGAAATGTTACAAATTATCAAAGAGGAATTTGGCTATAAAATCTTAACCGATGTGCATGAGAGCTATCAAGCAAGTGCGGCAGCCAAAGTGGCGGATATTTTACAAATCCCGGCGTTTTTGTGCCGCCAAACGGATTTGATTGTAGCAGTGAGCCAAACTAACGCTATTGTCAATATCAAAAAAGGGCAATTCATGAACCCAAAAGACATGCAATATTCTGTCTTAAAAGCCCTTAAAACAAGGGATAAAAGCATTCAAAGCCCCACTTATGAAACAGCGTTAAAAAATGGCGTGTGGCTGTGTGAAAGGGGGAGCAGCTTTGGGTATGGGAATTTAGTGGTGGATATGCGCTCTTTAAAAATCATGCGAGAATTTGCACCGGTGATTTTTGACGCTACTCATAGCGTGCAAATGCCAGGGGGAGCGAACGGGAAAAGTTCAGGAGACAGCTCTTTTGCCCCTATTTTAGCGAGGGCTGCGGCTGCGGTGGGGATTGATGGGTTGTTCGCTGAAACGCACATTGATCCTAAAAACGCCCTAAGCGATGGGGCGAACATGCTAAAACCTGATGAGCTAGAACATTTAGTAACCGACATGTTAAAAATCCAAAATTTATTTTAA
- the panC gene encoding pantoate--beta-alanine ligase: MRALETIAALREYRKSLKESVGFVPTMGALHKGHQSLIERSLKENPHTIVSVFVNPTQFGANEDFNAYPRPLEKDLALCEGLGVSAVFLPKTSEMYPYEIEQRLKLYAPTFLSSSLEAAVREGHFDGVVQVVLRLFHLTNPTRAYFGKKDAQQLLIIQHLVKDLLLDIEIAPCEIVRDSDNLALSSRNVYLNATQRKQALAIPKALENIKQAIDKGEKACEKLKKLGLGILETLEVDYLEFCNHKLEPLKTIEPTNTLVLVAARVGKTRLLDNLWV, from the coding sequence ATGCGAGCGTTAGAAACGATTGCTGCTTTAAGAGAATATCGTAAAAGTTTGAAAGAAAGCGTGGGGTTTGTGCCGACTATGGGGGCTTTACACAAAGGGCATCAAAGCTTGATAGAAAGGAGTTTGAAAGAAAATCCCCACACGATAGTGAGTGTTTTTGTCAACCCCACACAATTTGGGGCTAACGAAGATTTTAACGCTTACCCGCGCCCTTTAGAAAAGGATTTGGCCTTGTGTGAAGGATTGGGCGTTAGCGCGGTGTTTTTGCCTAAAACGAGCGAAATGTATCCCTATGAAATAGAGCAACGCTTAAAACTCTACGCCCCTACATTTCTATCTAGCTCTTTAGAAGCAGCAGTGCGTGAGGGGCATTTTGATGGGGTTGTTCAGGTCGTGTTAAGATTGTTCCATCTTACTAATCCCACTAGAGCGTATTTTGGCAAAAAGGACGCCCAACAGCTTTTAATCATCCAGCATTTGGTTAAAGATTTGCTTTTAGACATTGAAATAGCGCCATGCGAGATCGTGCGCGATAGCGATAATTTGGCTTTAAGCTCTAGGAATGTGTATTTGAATGCAACACAAAGAAAACAAGCCCTAGCCATTCCAAAAGCTCTAGAAAATATCAAGCAAGCCATAGATAAGGGCGAAAAAGCGTGCGAAAAGCTTAAAAAACTAGGGCTTGGAATTTTAGAAACCTTGGAAGTGGATTATTTGGAATTTTGCAACCACAAGCTAGAGCCTTTAAAAACCATAGAGCCAACTAATACGCTGGTTTTAGTGGCGGCTCGTGTGGGTAAAACCAGGCTTTTAGACAATTTATGGGTGTAG
- a CDS encoding DUF3944 domain-containing protein, producing MAWHTNSDLEFLKRLSSNDLKDLFDVLVYDEDGALRMNEKLTSSTEYQRCGSDYAKYPRRIAEELQHYGANSFASALRGAGVLYKEILCDACDHLKVNYNEKSATSLIEQNMLSKLLKDSLEKMSGRQIKELTHELGMTNIDKVIGENKQVLIASVLTLFKTGGPHSYALAVSVADAMVRQTLGHGLSSVVGKVVLKKTLGILAGPIGWVITGALVSVNLAGPAYRVTVPACVLVATLRKKLKAEQEAEQARLKAEQEADKTEKMWYLAIISIVLIGLAVLAVFYMKGKHHSSDNPKSGVENLKNPSHKN from the coding sequence ATTGCATGGCATACAAATAGCGACTTGGAATTTTTAAAGCGATTAAGCTCTAATGATTTGAAAGATTTGTTTGATGTGCTTGTTTATGATGAAGATGGTGCACTAAGAATGAATGAAAAATTGACAAGTTCAACAGAATACCAAAGGTGTGGTAGCGATTACGCCAAATACCCAAGAAGAATCGCTGAAGAGTTACAGCATTATGGGGCTAACAGCTTTGCGAGCGCGTTGAGAGGTGCAGGGGTCTTATACAAAGAGATTTTGTGCGATGCGTGCGATCATTTAAAGGTTAATTACAATGAAAAATCTGCAACCTCTTTGATTGAGCAAAACATGCTTTCTAAACTTTTGAAAGATAGTTTAGAAAAAATGAGTGGGAGACAGATTAAAGAACTCACCCATGAATTGGGCATGACAAATATTGATAAAGTGATTGGTGAAAACAAACAAGTCCTAATCGCATCTGTTTTAACGCTGTTTAAAACGGGTGGCCCTCATTCTTATGCGTTGGCTGTATCTGTTGCAGATGCAATGGTAAGACAAACTCTAGGGCATGGTTTATCGTCTGTGGTGGGTAAAGTAGTGCTTAAAAAAACTCTAGGCATTTTAGCTGGCCCTATTGGTTGGGTCATTACGGGCGCGTTAGTGAGCGTCAATCTTGCTGGGCCGGCTTATAGGGTGACCGTGCCTGCATGCGTTTTGGTTGCCACCTTACGCAAAAAATTAAAAGCAGAACAAGAAGCGGAACAAGCAAGACTGAAAGCAGAACAAGAAGCGGATAAAACTGAGAAAATGTGGTATCTAGCTATCATTTCTATCGTTCTTATCGGTCTAGCTGTTTTGGCTGTTTTTTACATGAAAGGGAAACACCATTCAAGCGATAACCCAAAAAGCGGTGTTGAAAACCTTAAAAACCCTAGCCACAAAAATTAA
- a CDS encoding DUF3944 domain-containing protein, producing the protein MAYKYDRDLEFLKQLESSDLLDLFEVLVFGKDGEKRHNEKLTSSIEYKRHGDDYAKYAERIAEELQYYGSNSFASFIKGEGVLYKEILCDVCDKLKVNYNKKTETTLIEQNMLSKILERSLEEMDDEEVKEMCDELSIKNTDNLNRQALSAATLTLFKMGGFKSYQLAVIVANAVAKTILGRGLSLAGNQVLTRTLSFLTGPVGWIITGVWTAIDIAGPAYRVTIPACIVVATLRLKTQQASEDKKSLQIESI; encoded by the coding sequence ATGGCATACAAATATGATAGAGACTTGGAATTTTTAAAGCAACTGGAATCTAGTGATTTATTGGATTTGTTCGAGGTGCTTGTTTTTGGTAAAGACGGCGAAAAAAGACACAATGAAAAACTGACAAGCTCCATAGAATACAAAAGGCATGGCGATGATTACGCTAAATACGCAGAAAGAATCGCTGAAGAGTTGCAATACTATGGGAGCAATAGTTTTGCGAGCTTCATTAAAGGCGAAGGAGTCTTATACAAAGAGATTTTATGCGATGTGTGCGATAAATTAAAGGTCAATTACAACAAGAAAACCGAAACGACTTTAATTGAACAAAACATGCTTTCTAAAATCTTAGAAAGAAGTTTGGAAGAAATGGATGATGAAGAAGTGAAAGAAATGTGCGATGAATTGTCCATAAAAAACACCGACAATTTAAACAGACAAGCCTTAAGTGCGGCGACTTTAACGCTGTTTAAAATGGGAGGCTTTAAATCTTATCAATTAGCGGTCATTGTTGCGAATGCGGTCGCAAAAACCATTCTAGGGCGTGGTTTATCGCTTGCGGGCAATCAGGTGCTTACAAGAACTCTGAGCTTTTTAACAGGCCCTGTTGGCTGGATCATTACAGGCGTATGGACAGCGATTGATATTGCAGGGCCGGCTTATAGGGTAACCATACCGGCATGCATTGTGGTTGCCACTTTACGCCTAAAAACACAGCAAGCTAGTGAAGATAAGAAGTCGTTGCAAATAGAATCCATTTAA
- a CDS encoding carbonic anhydrase, translating to MEAFLGALEFQENEYEELKELYESLKTKQKPHTLFISCVDSRVVPNLITGTKPGELYVIRNMGNVIPPKTSYKESLSTIASVEYAIVHVGIQNLIICGHSDCGACGSIHLIHDETTKAKTPYIADWIQFLEPVKEELKNHPQFSNHFAKRSWLTERLNARLQLNNLLSYDFIQERVINNELKIFGWHYIIETGRIYNYNFESHFFEPIEETIKQRISHENF from the coding sequence GTGGAAGCGTTTTTAGGGGCGTTAGAGTTTCAAGAGAATGAATACGAAGAGCTTAAAGAGCTTTATGAGAGCTTAAAGACTAAGCAAAAGCCCCACACTTTGTTCATTTCTTGCGTGGATTCACGAGTCGTGCCTAATCTAATCACCGGCACCAAACCGGGCGAATTGTATGTGATCCGTAACATGGGCAATGTGATCCCCCCTAAAACAAGCTATAAAGAATCCCTTTCTACCATTGCGAGCGTTGAATACGCTATTGTGCATGTGGGCATTCAAAATTTAATCATTTGCGGGCATAGCGATTGTGGGGCTTGCGGGAGCATTCATTTAATCCATGATGAAACCACCAAAGCTAAAACCCCTTACATTGCAGATTGGATACAATTTTTAGAGCCTGTTAAAGAAGAATTAAAAAACCACCCGCAATTCAGCAACCATTTCGCCAAGCGTTCATGGCTTACAGAGCGTTTGAATGCGCGCTTGCAACTCAACAACCTCTTAAGCTATGATTTCATTCAAGAAAGAGTAATAAATAACGAATTAAAAATTTTTGGTTGGCACTATATCATAGAAACAGGCAGGATTTATAATTATAATTTTGAAAGCCATTTTTTTGAGCCGATTGAAGAAACCATTAAACAAAGGATAAGTCATGAAAACTTCTAG
- a CDS encoding orotidine-5'-phosphate decarboxylase has protein sequence MQLCVALDLEKKEDNLSLLQELKGLELWAKVGLRSFIRDGAVFLDEVRKIDGNFKIFLDLKLYDIPYTMANAALECAKLEIDMLTVHLSSAKSALTILMQRLNALKKRPLIMGVSALTSFSEEEFWSVYNAPLKTQAIKLSAMGKESGIDGVVCSVFESLAIKEALGKDFLTLTPGIRLDKNDKEDQERVANAKEAKQNLSDFIVVGRPIYQAKEPREVVLELLKDC, from the coding sequence ATGCAATTATGTGTCGCATTGGATTTAGAAAAAAAAGAGGACAATCTTTCTTTATTGCAAGAATTAAAGGGTTTAGAGTTATGGGCTAAGGTGGGGCTTAGATCTTTTATAAGAGATGGGGCTGTTTTTTTAGATGAAGTCAGAAAGATTGATGGGAATTTTAAGATTTTTTTGGATTTGAAGCTCTATGATATTCCTTATACTATGGCAAATGCCGCGCTAGAATGCGCGAAATTAGAAATTGATATGCTCACCGTGCATTTAAGCAGCGCTAAAAGCGCGCTAACAATTTTAATGCAACGCCTAAACGCTCTTAAAAAACGCCCTTTAATCATGGGCGTGAGCGCTTTAACCAGCTTTAGCGAAGAGGAATTTTGGAGCGTGTATAACGCCCCTTTAAAAACTCAAGCGATCAAATTGAGCGCTATGGGTAAAGAGAGCGGGATTGATGGGGTGGTGTGTTCGGTGTTTGAAAGTTTGGCGATTAAAGAGGCTTTGGGTAAGGATTTTTTGACTTTAACCCCTGGCATAAGGCTGGATAAAAATGATAAAGAAGATCAAGAAAGGGTGGCGAACGCTAAAGAGGCCAAACAAAATTTAAGCGATTTTATCGTGGTGGGCCGCCCCATTTATCAAGCTAAAGAGCCTAGAGAAGTGGTTTTAGAGCTTTTAAAGGATTGTTAA